The Daucus carota subsp. sativus chromosome 2, DH1 v3.0, whole genome shotgun sequence genome includes a window with the following:
- the LOC108206083 gene encoding inositol transporter 4, with the protein MEGGPVKPNKTEFTECWRTSLKTPYIMRLALSAGIGGLLFGYDTGVISGALLYIRDEYSTVEKHTWLQETIVSMAVAGAIVGAAFGGWINDKFGRKKSILLADILFFAGAVVMAAAVGPWMIILGRILVGLGVGMASMTAPLYISEASPARIRGALVSANGLLITGGQFLAYLINLAFTRAPGTWRWMLGAAGVPAVVQFVLMWSLPESPRWLYSQNKIEESREILAKIYPADEAEKELEALQSSIEAEKADAKSIGEGFLAKVQSAFSNKIVRRGLYAGIAVQVAQQFVGINTVMYYSPTIVQFAGFASNKTAIALSLITSGLNALGSIISMAFVDRYGRRKLMLISMISIITCLIALAGVFYGAAARAPSISNFESSHFGGNSTCPSYITASNPSSWNCMTCLKASSDCAFCANGANEYHPGACLAVNDGSKSACRADNRTWYTQGCPSNIGILAVLLLGLYIICYSPGMGTVPWIVNSEIYPLKYRGIGGGIAAVSNWISNLIVSQSFLSLTHALGSAGTFLLFAAISAVTGTAIFFLVPETKGLTFEEVEKMLEKGFKPSVCGNDPDPDKKLDGTV; encoded by the exons ATGGAGGGTGGTCCTGTCAAGCCAAATAAAACGGAGTTCACAGAATGCTGGCGGACTTCATTGAAAACACCCTACATAATGCGGCTTGCACTCTCAGCTGGCATTGGAGGTCTTCTCTTTGGCTATGACACGG gtGTTATTTCGGGAGCTCTGCTTTACATAAGAGATGAATATAGTACGGTAGAGAAGCATACTTGGTTGCAG GAAACTATTGTTAGTATGGCTGTAGCTGGTGCAATTGTTGGCGCTGCATTTGGCGGATGGATAAATGACAAATTTGGCCGAAAGAAATCAATCTTGCTAGCTGATATTCTGTTCTTTGCTGGTGCAGTAGTTATGGCTGCTGCTGTTGGCCCATGGATGATTATTTTGGGAAGAATTTTAGTAGGTTTGGGAGTTGGAATGGCTTCAATGACCGCCCCTCTTTACATTTCAGAAGCTTCACCTGCTAGAATTAGGGGTGCTTTAGTTAGTGCAAATGGTTTGCTAATCACGGGAGGGCAATTTCTGGCATATCTtataaatttagctttcacCAGG GCACCTGGAACCTGGCGTTGGATGCTTGGAGCTGCTGGAGTACCAGCTGTTGTTCAATTTGTATTGATGTGGTCACTTCCAGAATCTCCTAGATGGCTATATAGTCAG AATAAGATAGAAGAATCAAGGGAGATCTTGGCAAAGATCTATCCGGCTGATGAAGCTGAGAAGGAACTGGAAGCCTTACAATCATCTATTGAAGCTGAAAAGGCAGATGCGAAATCAATAGGTGAAGGTTTTTTAGCCAAAGTACAGAGTGCTTTCAGCAACAAAATTGTACGAAGGGGCCTATATGCTGGTATTGCAGTCCAAGTGGCACAGCAATTTGTGGGTATAAACACAGTGATGTACTATAGTCCCACAATTGTTCAATTTGCTGGATTTGCTTCAAACAAGACAGCTATCGCCCTCTCTCTAATCACATCAGGTCTTAACGCTTTAGGATCCATCATTAGTATGGCTTTTGTTGACAGGTACGGGAGAAGGAAACTGATGCTCATCTCCATGATTTCCATTATAACTTGCCTCATTGCCTTAGCTGGGGTATTTTATGGAGCCGCTGCACGTGCTCCCAGTATCAGCAATTTTGAGTCCTCTCATTTTGGAGGGAACTCTACATGTCCAAGTTATATTACTGCATCAAATCCATCTTCTTGGAATTGTATGACTTGTTTAAAAGCATCCTCAGATTGTGCCTTTTGTGCCAATGGCGCAAACGAA TATCATCCTGGAGCATGTCTTGCTGTTAATGATGGTTCCAAAAGTGCATGTCGAGCAGATAACCGCACATGGTACACTCAAGGCTGTCCAAGCAACATCGGTATCTTAGCAGTATTACTACTCGGACTCTACATTATATGTTACTCCCCAGGAATGGGAACGGTACCCTGGATTGTGAATTCGGAGATATATCCATTGAAATACAGAGGCATTGGTGGGGGAATAGCCGCAGTTTCAAATTGGATTTCTAATCTTATTGTAAGTCAGTCATTCCTGAGCTTAACACATGCACTTGGTTCTGCTGGCACGTTTCTTTTGTTTGCTGCTATTTCAGCTGTCACAGGGACTGCAATATTCTTCCTTGTGCCTGAAACGAAAGGTCTAACGTTTGAAGAAGTCGAGAAGATGCTTGAGAAAGGGTTTAAACCAAGCGTATGTGGTAATGACCCTGATCCTGATAAAAAGCTGGATGGAACAGTTTAA
- the LOC108209375 gene encoding U-box domain-containing protein 4 yields MVSVGDSHSSMTRFPSTRPYYYTPPPSSSKLQRPLGRSMRTIRSTLYQSDEQSFISRPNSPPSTYVSENLTDSVMDLKLGELATKPSKTTPSLEESEKFLEFSQAFSDFSACSSDISGELQRLATLPSPETPGLTDPIREPEPCQGFLERENFSTEIIESISPEDLAPTVKMCIDGLNSSSINVKRSGAAKLRMLAKNRADNRALIGESGAVPALIPLLHSSDPWTQEHAVTALLNLSLLEENKKVITKHGAIKPLIYVLKTGTETSKQNAACALLNLSFLDENKVSVGASGAIPPLVALLKNGSSRGKKDAITTLYKICSVEVNKERAVAAGAVKPLVEMVAEQGSGMSEKAMVVLSSLAGTEIGKNEIVEEGGIPALVEAIEDGSMKGKEFAVVTLLQLCSDNVRNRGLLVREGAIPPLVALSQSGTAKAKHKAETLLGYLREPRQEASSSSP; encoded by the exons ATGGTTTCTGTAGGAGATTCACACTCAAGTATGACCCGCTTTCCCTCAACCCGACCCTATTACTACACACCACCACCATCATCATCCAAGCTACAACGCCCATTGGGTCGTTCCATGAGAACAATTAGATCTACACTTTACCAATCTGATGAACAATCCTTCATTTCCAGGCCTAATTCACCCCCTTCAACTTATGTTTCCGAAAACTTAACCGACTCGGTAATGGACCTCAAATTGGGTGAATTAGCTACCAAACCCTCGAAAACGACTCCGTCTTTGGAAGAATCGGAGAAGTTTTTGGAGTTTTCGCAGGCCTTTAGTGATTTTTCGGCCTGTAGTAGTGATATCTCTGGGGAATTGCAGCGTTTGGCTACGTTGCCTAGTCCAGAGACTCCAGGATTAACTGACCCTATTCGAGAGCCTGAACCGTGTCAGGGGTTTTTAGAAAGGGAGAATTTTTCGACGGAGATAATTGAGAGTATTTCTCCTGAGGATCTTGCACCTACTGTGAAAATGTGTATTGATGGACTTAATTCAAGTTCGATTAATGTTAAGAGGTCAGGGGCTGCGAAACTGAGGATGTTAGCGAAGAATAGAGCGGATAATAGGGCGTTGATTGGGGAATCGGGGGCTGTTCCTGCTTTGATTCCTCTTTTGCATAGTAGTGATCCGTGGACTCAGGAGCATGCGGTGACTGCTTTGTTGAATTTATCTCTGCTGGAAGAGAATAAGAAGGTGATTACGAAGCACGGAGCAATTAAGCCTTTGATTTATGTCTTGAAGACGGGGACGGAGACGTCTAAGCAAAATGCAGCTTGTGCGTTGTTAAATTTGTCGTTTTTGGATGAGAATAAGGTTTCAGTTGGTGCTAGTGGGGCAATTCCGCCGTTGGTTGCGTTGTTGAAGAATGGATCGAGTAGAGGGAAGAAGGATGCGATAACGACGTTGTATAAGATTTGTTCGGTAGAAGTGAACAAGGAGAGAGCAGTGGCTGCTGGTGCTGTGAAGCCGTTGGTTGAGATGGTGGCAGAGCAAGGGAGTGGTATGTCGGAGAAGGCAATGGTGGTGTTAAGTAGTTTGGCAGGGACAGAGATCGGAAAGAATGAGATTGTTGAGGAAGGTGGCATTCCGGCTTTGGTGGAGGCAATTGAAGATGGGTCGATGAAAGGGAAGGAGTTTGCTGTGGTTACATTGCTTCAATTGTGTAGTGATAATGTGAGAAATAGAGGTTTGTTGGTTAGAGAAGGTGCAATTCCTCCATTGGTTGCACTTTCACAATCTGGCACTGCTAAAGCTAAGCACAAG GCTGAAACCCTTCTGGGATATCTGAGGGAACCAAGACAAGAAGCTTCATCTTCAAGTCCTTAG
- the LOC108207065 gene encoding LOW QUALITY PROTEIN: hedycaryol synthase-like (The sequence of the model RefSeq protein was modified relative to this genomic sequence to represent the inferred CDS: deleted 1 base in 1 codon): MLLSSVNPVRPLAHFTPSLYGNIFTSSANHDQNFMQFKDKYSEEIQLLEQEVSAMLVAVTKGELGEKLKLINTIERLGLSYHFSDQIEQQLDILFRTEEESDDLFTEALRFRILRQHGYGISPDVFKKFKDDETGKFSESLTKDPLGMLSLYEATFLRGHGEEVLDEALAFTTCHLQAMVSTSNSFVQKQISHSFSQSLHRGVPRLEARFYISVYEEDPIKNDKLLRFAKLDFHLLMIIHQQELCELTRLWDDLELASKLPYVRDRMVENYFWAVSIFFEPCYSVGRITFTKMVTILVITDDTYDAYATFDELGVYTDAVERFDRSCMDQLPDYMQICYKTMLDTFEEFEEDMSKKGMLYTVNYLKESFKVTVRSYYLEAKWLNQKHVAPFEEYLANAKLSTGLYMISFATFMGLKKEDATVEACNWAKSYPKIVQALCSVGRLNNDMRDYEDEKKREHVATSILCYTKEHGGTKDEACAELYRRIENAWKDANEALLKPSPVSVEVLMRPLNMMRMIDVTYKYDDGYTNPHALKEAVEAMFIEAMPI, from the exons ATGCTGCTGAGCTCAGTTAACCCTGTTCGTCCATTAGCTCACTTCACTCCTAGTTTGTATGGGAATATCTTTACTTCATCAGCCAATCATGATCAG AATTTTATGCAGTTTAAAGATAAGTATTCAGAAGAAATCCAGTTGCTGGAACAAGAAGTGAGTGCCATGCTAGTGGCTGTAACAAAAGGTGAACTTGGAGAGAAACTGAAATTGATCAATACAATCGAAAGATTGGGACTGTCCTACCACTTCAGTGATCAGATTGAACAACAGCTGGATATTTTGTTCAGAACTGAGGAGGAAAGCGATGATCTCTTTACGGAGGCACTTCGTTTCAGGATTTTAAGACAACATGGCTATGGCATCTCACCTG ATGTCTTTAAGAAATTCAAAGATGATGAAACTGGTAAATTCAGTGAATCTCTTACGAAGGACCCCTTAGGTATGCTCAGTTTGTATGAAGCCACTTTCTTAAGGGGTCATGGAGAAGAAGTCCTCGACGAGGCCCTCGCTTTTACCACTTGTCACTTGCAAGCCATGGTATCTACCTCAAACTCTTTTGTACAGAAACAGATAAGTCATTCCTTTTCCCAGTCTCTCCACAGGGGAGTCCCAAGACTTGAAGCTCGGTTCTATATATCAGTATATGAAGAAGATCCAATAAAAAATGATAAACTTTTAAGGTTCGCTAAGTTGGATTTTCACCTATTGATGATAATTCATCAACAAGAACTTTGCGAACTAACAAG GTTGTGGGATGATTTGGAACTGGCCTCAAAACTTCCTTATGTGAGGGATAGAATGGTGGAGAATTACTTCTGGGCTGTATCCATATTTTTTGAACCTTGTTACTCTGTCGGCAGAATCACATTTACGAAAATGGTTACCATCCTGGTAATTACAGATGACACTTATGATGCATATGCCACG TTTGATGAACTTGGAGTTTACACAGATGCTGTGGAAAG GTTTGATAGAAGCTGCATGGATCAGCTTCCTGATTACATGCAGATCTGCTACAAGACGATGCTTGATACTTTTGAAGAATTCGAGGAGGATATGTCGAAGAAAGGAATGTTGTACACCGTTAACTACCTAAAAGAATCT TTCAAGGTAACAGTAAGGTCCTATTATCTAGAGGCGAAGTGGTTAAACCAAAAGCATGTGGCTCCGTTTGAAGAATATCTGGCAAATGCAAAGTTGTCAACCGGTCTCTACATGATAAGCTTTGCAACTTTCATGGGTCTAAAAAAAGAAGATGCCACGGTTGAGGCATGTAATTGGGCAAAAAGTTATCCCAAAATTGTTCAAGCCTTATGCTCTGTTGGCCGGCTTAATAATGACATGAGGGATTATGAG GATGAAAAGAAGAGAGAACACGTGGCCACATCGATCCTTTGCTACACTAAGGAGCACGGTGGTACAAAAGATGAAGCTTGTGCTGAGTTATATAGAAGGATTGAAAATGCTTGGAAGGATGCAAACGAGGCGTTACTAAAGCCATCACCGGTGTCCGTGGAAGTCCTCATGAGACCTTTGAACATGATGAGGATGATAGATGTAACCTACAAGTATGATGATGGATACACAAATCCTCATGCTCTTAAAGAAGCGGTCGAAGCAATGTTCATTGAAGCCATGCctatatga
- the LOC108206702 gene encoding oxoglutarate-dependent flavonoid 7-O-demethylase 1 translates to MIAEMEVANAIELGRSLQVPSVQEIAKETLAPIPSRYVRFDQKCLVSDSDSLQVPVIDMNMLLDCELMNSELRKLHQACKEWGFFQLINHGVSNSLLERLKTEIGGFFRLPLEEKKKFGQLDGDIEGYGQLFVVSEEQKLDWADMLYLGTRPAHLRKPHLLPQFSPSFRDAVLAYSEEVQSLSMKILKLMAKALGILDPADMEVLFEEGLQGMRMNYYPPCPQPDQVVGLTPHSDADGLTILLQLNETDGLQVRKDGLWIPVKPLPSAFIVNIGDILEVVTNGTYPSIEHRGVVDSVKERLSIATFLHPKIDGEFGPAPSLLSPQNPPKFRRVGTAEFLKGYLAQKLSGKCYLDTLRM, encoded by the exons ATGATAGCCGAAATGGAAGTAGCCAATGCGATAGAACTAGGGAGGTCCCTCCAAGTACCTTCCGTCCAAGAGATAGCCAAGGAAACATTGGCTCCAATACCGTCCCGATACGTACGTTTCGATCAAAAATGTTTAGTCTCCGATTCAGATTCACTGCAAGTCCCTGTAATTGATATGAACATGTTACTTGATTGTGAATTAATGAACTCTGAGCTGAGAAAATTGCACCAGGCGTGTAAAGAGTGGGGTTTCTTTCAg CTGATAAACCACGGAGTCTCCAATTCGTTACTGGAGAGGCTTAAGACGGAGATTGGTGGGTTTTTTAGGCTGCCTCTGGAAGAGAAGAAAAAGTTTGGTCAGCTAGACGGAGATATAGAAGGATATGGACAACTATTCGTAGTCTCGGAGGAGCAGAAGCTTGATTGGGCGGACATGCTCTACTTGGGCACTCGACCTGCGCATCTCAGGAAACCACACTTGCTGCCACAGTTCTCTCCTTCCTTCAG AGATGCTGTACTGGCCTACTCCGAAGAGGTGCAGAGTTTGTCTATGAAAATTCTTAAGCTAATGGCAAAAGCTCTAGGAATATTGGATCCTGCTGACATGGAAGTGCTGTTTGAAGAAGGCTTGCAGGGAATGAGGATGAACTATTATCCTCCCTGCCCTCAGCCTGACCAGGTTGTCGGACTCACGCCTCATAGTGATGCAGACGGCCTAACCATCCTTCTCCAGCTTAATGAAACCGATGGGCTCCAGGTCAGGAAAGACGGCCTTTGGATCCCAGTTAAGCCGCTGCCTTCAGCTTTCATAGTAAACATTGGAGACATCTTGGAG GTTGTAACCAACGGAACTTACCCGAGCATTGAGCATAGAGGTGTTGTGGACTCAGTAAAGGAAAGACTGTCCATTGCCACATTCTTGCATCCTAAGATAGACGGTGAATTTGGTCCAGCACCAAGTCTTCTGTCACCACAAAATCCTCCAAAGTTTAGAAGGGTTGGTACTGCAGAATTCCTCAAGGGATATCTAGCTCAGAAGCTTTCTGGCAAATGTTATCTGGACACTTTAAGGATGTAA